The following proteins are encoded in a genomic region of Maribacter hydrothermalis:
- the rpsD gene encoding 30S ribosomal protein S4: MARYTGPKSKIARKFGEAIFGDDKSFEKKNYPPGQHGNNRRRGKKSEYSIQLMEKQKAKYTYGILEKQFRNLFQTAKRKEGVAGEILLQLCESRLDNVVYRMGISPTRSGARQLVSHRHITVNGELVNIPSYSLKAGDVVGVREKSKSLQSIQDSLTASSAVYEWISWNSEKKEGTYVSIPERLQIPENIKEQLIVELYSK; encoded by the coding sequence ATGGCAAGATATACAGGACCAAAATCAAAGATTGCTCGTAAATTCGGCGAGGCAATTTTCGGAGATGATAAATCTTTCGAAAAGAAAAATTACCCTCCAGGGCAACACGGAAATAATAGAAGAAGAGGTAAAAAGTCTGAATACTCTATTCAATTAATGGAGAAACAAAAGGCTAAATATACTTATGGTATTTTAGAAAAACAGTTTAGAAATTTGTTTCAAACTGCTAAAAGAAAAGAAGGTGTTGCTGGTGAGATTTTACTTCAATTATGTGAGTCACGTTTAGATAACGTAGTTTATAGAATGGGAATTTCCCCTACTAGAAGCGGAGCTAGGCAATTGGTTTCTCACAGGCACATTACAGTAAACGGAGAGTTGGTAAACATACCATCTTATTCATTAAAGGCTGGTGATGTTGTTGGTGTAAGAGAAAAATCAAAATCACTTCAAAGTATACAAGATTCATTAACTGCTAGTAGTGCGGTTTATGAGTGGATTTCTTGGAATAGTGAAAAGAAGGAAGGTACATATGTTTCCATTCCTGAAAGATTACAGATTCCAGAAAATATCAAAGAACAATTAATCGTGGAGTTATACTCTAAATAA
- the rpsK gene encoding 30S ribosomal protein S11, translating to MAKANTKVTKKRKVIVDSVGEAHISASFNNIIISLTNKKGDVISWSSAGKLGFRGSKKNTPYAAQVAAEDCSKVAHEAGLRKVKVYVKGPGNGRESAIRSIHNAGIEVTEIIDVTPMPHNGCRPPKRRRV from the coding sequence ATGGCAAAGGCAAATACTAAAGTTACCAAGAAACGTAAAGTTATAGTAGATTCTGTTGGGGAGGCTCATATAAGTGCTTCTTTCAATAATATCATTATATCTTTAACAAATAAAAAAGGAGATGTTATTTCTTGGTCATCTGCTGGTAAATTAGGTTTTAGAGGGTCTAAGAAAAATACACCATATGCGGCTCAAGTGGCTGCTGAAGATTGTTCTAAAGTTGCTCATGAAGCAGGCTTAAGAAAGGTTAAGGTATATGTAAAAGGACCTGGAAATGGTAGAGAATCAGCGATAAGATCTATACACAATGCAGGAATAGAAGTGACAGAAATTATAGATGTTACACCTATGCCTCATAATGGTTGTAGACCTCCTAAAAGAAGAAGAGTTTAA
- the rplQ gene encoding 50S ribosomal protein L17 — translation MRHGKKNNHLGRKTAHRKAMLANMACSLIEHKRINTTVAKAKALKQFIEPLITKSKAENNVSAEKGTHNRRIVFKNLRDKYAVTELFSVVSEKVADRPGGYTRIIKLGNRLGDNADMAMIELVDFNELYNAGKPKKKSTRRSRRSGGSDAEVVSAEKETKVEEAQTETEAKTDDSKE, via the coding sequence ATGAGACACGGTAAAAAAAATAACCATTTAGGTAGAAAAACTGCTCATAGAAAAGCGATGTTAGCAAACATGGCTTGTTCTTTGATCGAACACAAAAGAATCAATACAACTGTTGCTAAAGCGAAAGCTTTAAAACAATTTATCGAGCCTTTGATTACAAAGTCTAAAGCTGAGAATAATGTTAGTGCTGAGAAAGGTACTCATAACAGACGTATCGTTTTTAAAAATCTTCGTGATAAGTATGCTGTTACAGAATTGTTTAGTGTAGTTTCTGAAAAGGTTGCCGATAGACCAGGTGGTTATACTAGAATTATCAAATTAGGTAATCGTTTAGGTGATAACGCTGATATGGCAATGATAGAATTGGTTGATTTCAACGAGTTATACAATGCTGGCAAGCCTAAGAAGAAATCTACTAGAAGAAGTAGAAGGTCAGGTGGTAGTGATGCTGAAGTTGTTTCTGCAGAGAAAGAAACAAAAGTGGAAGAAGCTCAAACCGAAACAGAAGCTAAGACAGATGATTCTAAGGAATAA
- a CDS encoding DNA-directed RNA polymerase subunit alpha — protein sequence MALFNFQKPDKVIMIDSSDFEGKFEFRPLEPGYGLTVGNALRRVLLSSLEGYAITSVRIDKVDHEFSVISGVVEDVTEIILNLKQVRFKKQIEDSEAEVVSISVSGKNQLTAGDFQKFISGYQILNPELVICNMDAKVSINMEITIEKGRGYVPAEENKKSGAPLGTIAIDSIFTPIKNVKYSIENFRVEQKTDYEKLVFEISSDGSIHPKDALTEAAKVLIHHFMLFSDERITLEADEIAQTETYDEESLHMRQLLKTKLVDMDLSVRALNCLKAAEVDTLGDLVSFNKNDLMKFRNFGKKSLTELEELVINKGLSFGMDLSKYKLDKD from the coding sequence ATGGCATTATTTAATTTTCAGAAACCCGATAAAGTAATAATGATCGATTCCTCTGATTTTGAAGGGAAGTTCGAATTTCGCCCTTTGGAACCTGGTTATGGATTAACTGTTGGGAATGCATTAAGACGCGTATTGTTATCTTCATTAGAAGGTTACGCTATTACGTCTGTAAGAATAGATAAGGTAGATCATGAGTTCTCAGTAATATCTGGCGTTGTAGAAGATGTTACAGAGATTATTTTGAATTTGAAACAAGTGCGTTTCAAAAAACAAATAGAAGACTCGGAAGCTGAAGTTGTTTCAATTTCAGTAAGTGGTAAAAATCAATTGACCGCAGGTGATTTTCAGAAATTTATTTCTGGCTATCAAATATTAAATCCTGAATTGGTAATTTGTAATATGGATGCTAAAGTTAGTATCAATATGGAAATTACTATCGAAAAGGGTAGAGGTTATGTACCAGCGGAAGAGAATAAAAAATCTGGAGCTCCATTAGGAACAATAGCAATTGACTCTATTTTTACACCTATTAAGAATGTAAAATATAGTATAGAGAACTTTCGTGTTGAGCAAAAAACGGATTACGAAAAATTGGTTTTTGAAATATCTTCAGATGGTTCCATTCATCCTAAAGATGCTTTAACTGAAGCTGCTAAAGTACTTATTCACCACTTTATGTTATTCTCTGATGAGCGTATTACATTAGAAGCTGATGAAATTGCTCAGACAGAGACTTATGATGAGGAGTCTTTACATATGAGACAATTGTTGAAAACTAAATTAGTTGATATGGACCTTTCTGTTCGTGCACTAAACTGTTTAAAAGCAGCTGAAGTTGACACTTTAGGAGATTTAGTTTCTTTCAATAAGAACGACTTAATGAAGTTTAGAAACTTTGGTAAAAAATCTTTAACGGAACTTGAAGAACTTGTAATTAACAAGGGGTTAAGTTTTGGTATGGATTTATCAAAATATAAATTAGATAAAGATTAA